In the Helicobacter colisuis genome, CTAAATCCAACTCCATACCCCACATTATAAGTTTGCGAAACCCTCTCTTTTTGTAAAGTTTTAAGACACTCAAAATGTGCTCTTGCTAAATCATCAATATGAATATAATCACGAATGCAAGTCCCATCTTTTGTTGCATAATCCTCACCAAAAATCCCCATTTTATCGCGCTTTCCACAAGCGCACTCACACGCTACTTTAATTAAATGAGTGGCATTCTTGCTTCTTTGCCCAAGCCCTCCCTCACTCAAAGCACCTGCAACATTAAAATATCGCAATATCACGCTCTTAAATTCTGGATTTGCCACTTCAAAATCTCGCAAAATCTTTTCAACCACAAGCTTTGATTCTCCATAAGGATTAATCGGAGCAGTTTGTGCAGTTTCTATTATTTTCTGTGTTGTGTTTGGCTCTCCATAAACTGCTGCAGTTGAACTAAATAAAAACTCATTAATCTTAAATTTTGCAACCATTTCCAAAAGATTAAGAGTATTAGCAACATTGTTTTGATAATACTTCAAAGGATCAAAAACTGATTCAGAAACGACTAAACTCCCAGCAAAATGGATAATAGCATCAATTTTTTGTTGAGAAAAAATTTTCCCTAAAATAACTTTATCACCAAAATCTCCGCTAATAAACTCCACTCTACTGGGAAATTTCTTTTGCAAAAACTCCACATTCTCACTAAATCCTGTGCAAAGATTATCCAAAATTACAATTTTACAATCACTCTCTTTTAAAAAACAATGTGCTGTGTGCGATCCAATAAATCCAGCTGCCCCAGTAAAAAGATAAACTTGCATTGCTACTCCTTATAATTGCCTTCCAATAGTTTGTTCATTTAGACGCTTCCGCAACATCAAATCAATGATTGGCTGCTCTCTTGAATTCGCTCTTTTGCAATGATCTTTTTGAAAAAAATCTGTGATTTTAATCACAATCTTAGCCCACTTCTTATCTCTTTCTCTCCACGCGTGAGAAGAAACTGATTCCCAAGCATAGCCATTAAAAAGTGTTGCATTAACAAAATGATCTAATGCCCTAACACCTTGACGCACACGGCTAACTTGACCAAATGTTCCAACAAACACTATGAGTAAATAGCCAATAATCATCAAAGGCACTAAAGCACACAAAAGCAATGTTCCTGCTAACTTTTCTTTCATTTTTAGCTAATTTTCTCTTTTGATAAATTTAATATTCATTCCATTTGCTGATCGAATCGTAAGCCTTCCTACAACATCTGGCACAAAATTTTCTTGTAATTCTAGTCTATATTCCCTTAAAATATTTGCCAAAATCAAAATGGCTTCTTGCATAGCAAAGCCTTGTCCAATGCAAATTCTCTCCCCCATTCCAAAGGGCAAATAAGTGTCTTTTTTAATCTCTCTCTCAAAGCGTGTAGGATCAAACTCGTGAGGATTCTCCCAATAATCACTATGTCTTTGGATAAGCCAAGGAGCCACTACAACTCCTGATCCATTTTGAACTAATTTATTGCGAATCTCTGTCTCTTTTTTAGCTGTTCTTGCAAAAAACCCAACTGGCGGATAAAGTCGCAATGACTCTTTAAAAACATTGGTTAAATATTTCATTTTTCTTAAATGCCCAATATTAAAATCTTCCTTGCCTGCCACATTAATAATCTCTTGATAGGCGATTTCTTGTTCTTTTGGTGATAAACTTAGAATATAAAGTGTCCAAGTCAATGAACTAGCTGTAGTTTCATGTCCTGCTAAAAAAAGCATAGCCACTTGATCTAAAATCTCCTCAAAACTAAAAGGCTTGCCACTTTCTACTTCAATTACCGCTAAAAGCGAAGAGAGAATATCTTGATATTCCCCTATCTCTCCTTTATGAAAAGAATCATAACGCGGTTTAATAATATCACTTAAAACTTTTCTAATAATCTCTCCAGCTTTAACGCGCTTTCTCTCTCCAAAAAGATTCACTAACCATTTTGGAATGCAAAACATTTTTTTAATAGCTGTATGAATAGTTTCTTCTTGAAAAGTCACAAAAGCTTCTAAAACCTGTTTGCCCTTAGCCTCATCAAGCTTTTGGGACATAATGGTGCGAAAAATCACATCAGCTGTTACAAAAGTCATTAGCTCATCAACTTCAATCACCGCTTTATCTGGATAAGCCCTAAATTTAGCCATCAAATCACTAACTGCATCACTCATTAAACCAAATACTTTAGTGATTCTTGCTTGTTCAAAAGAGGGTCTTAAAAGCTCCCTTTGTTTTTTCCAAACTTCCCCGTTAGTTGTAAAAATACTCTCACCAAGCAAAGGACTTAATAACTCGTGCAACAAATTACTTTTAGGGAATTCTCTTACTTCATCTACCATAATGCGTCTCACATCTTGTGGGTGATTTGCAATATATAAATCAAAGCCTGGCATTTTCACTCTGCCTGATTTCATCTTATAGCTTCTTTCATACAATCCATCAAGCCATGAACGTCTTTTTAAGAGAAAAGTTGTCAATAAGGAAGCCTTAGTTTTGTGTGGTTTTGGAAAAAATGGACACTGCCCCATAACTACTCCTTTACCTTTTGTTCTAAAGTTTTTACTCCACTAATAAAATTAAAATAATTGTATTTGCCATCAATCTCTGTTGCATACAAATACAAAAAATGCGCCAAATACCAATTATACCGAATCTTCTTATAGGTTATGGGCGTAAAAAGTTTATGAAAGCGTGGCGAGAGATAAAGTGGTGGAGATTTCACGCTTAGCCCTGAAGCCTTATAATAATCAAGCATTGCAAAACAAGCTCCATCAATCTTTGAAGTATAATCGCACCAAAATATTTCCGCATTTCCTGCCACTTCCATTTCTCTCCTAAAGGCTTCACAATACTTTTGAAAACTAACAAGCGGAATACACTGCCCAAGCATTAAAACCTTAAAATTTTTTAGATTCAAATTCTCATTTTTAGCAACTTCTGCGACTTTGGCGATAACACTTATTGCCAAAATAGTTCCTACACTATGTGCACATAAAATCACTTCATAATGAGTTGTTTTTTGATTCTCTCTAAGAACTTTTAAGATTTTTTGGCTAAATTCCAAAGTAAGATTTGGAATTTCATTAATCTTGCCTGTAGCATATTTAGCGCAAAATACATAAATATTAGACAACCAAAAAACCGCAAATCTCTTGCCACACCACAAAATCCCCTTTGTTCCAATCCACAAACAAGCCAGAATCATAGCTATAGCCACATATGAATTCCACTCTTTTATCCAAACAAACAGACCATAAGCAACCACGAAGCATAAAACATAGCCACCAATAAAATAAACAATCGGATAAAATCCAGCTAAAAGCTGCGTTCTTGATTTTTGAGTAAAAGTCTTAACAATTCCAGAAAAAATATAAGCTTTTAAAAAATAAATAAAATCACAAACAAAGTTCCACAAAGTCTTTGACCAATATTTTCTTACAACCTTATCCCAAGTTAAAAAATGGTAATTTGTTTGAGATTCTTGTGAGGTAATTTGACAAAAAACTTCCTTATTGTGAGTTAAATGGCAGGGAGAAATTTCTAACCCAAAATGGCTAATGGAGTTTTGCTTTACAAGATTCTCTTTTAATAAAGCATAATAATAACGATAACTGCGAGGATCATATCCTGCAATGTAAAACACATCTCTTTGAAACATTGCCACACTTTTTAAAAACTATAAAGATATTATAAAATATAAAACTTTAAAGACAGATAACATAAGCTCTGTAAAATTATTTCAAAGATAAAATTAAGAAAACAATGGGGTGGGCGATGGGAATCGAACCCACGACCCTCAGGACCACAATCTGATGCTCTAACCGACTGAGCTACGCCCACCATTGATAATAAGTTTTAAAAAGAAGTGGTCGGGGCGAAAGGATTCGAACCTTCGACCCCTTGGTCCCAAACCAAGTGCGCTAACCAGACTGCGCTACGCCCCGACAAGCAAAAAGGACTGAAATTATAATCTTTAAGTGATAAAAAGTCAAGAATATTTAAAAGATTCTATCCTTGAAAATCCAAGGATAGCAATCTAGTCTTAAAGTGTATTTTCTAAAAGCGTATTTAATCGCTTCACAAAAGCATTCACATCTTTAAGTTTTCCGCCTTCTAGTAGTTTTGCTTCTTCTAATAATAAATGTGCGATTTCTGGAATCTTTGCAGAATCGTTATTCAAAAGCAATTTAGTTAAAATCGTATGGTTTGGATTAAGCTCTAAAATAGGTTTAGGCTCTACCATCTCTGTGCCCATACCCATTGCACCCATTTGCTTCATCATTTTCATCATTGCAGCACTTGGATCATCAGGATCAGCCACCACACAAGAAGGTGCATCCACAAGCCTATTGCTTAAGCGCACTTCTTTAACCTCATCGCCTAGCACTTTTTTAAACTCTTCTAAAATAGTTTTATATTTTTCTTGTGTTTCTTTATCCACTTCTTGTGTGCCCAAATCTTCCAAAGCCTCTTTAGAGGTAATAGAACGCAATGGAGTCTTATCAAACTCATTTACCATTGGCATTACAAATCCATCAATCTCTTCTGCAAAAAATAAAACTTCTATATCTTGCTTTTGATAGCTTTCTAAAAGTGGAGAATTTTTAAGCAATTCTAAATCCTCCCCTTGCAAATAATAAATCGCTTTTTGCCCCTCTTTCATTTGCTCTTTATAAGCTTTAAAGGAAATTTCTTTTCCTTCACTTTTATTTGATTGGAATCGCAAAAGTTCTAACAATTTCTCTTTATTTTCAAAATCACTATAAACACCTTCTTTTAGGCATCTTCCAAATTCTTTATAAAATTTTGCATATTTTTCCTCATCTTTTTGGAGCGATTCAATCTCACTAATAATTTTCTTTGTTGAAGCTGATTTGATTGTAGCTAAGATTCTATTTTGTTGCAAAATCTCACGACTAACATTCAAAGGTAAATCCTCGCTATCAATAATACCTCTAACAAAACGCAAATAAGGCGGTAAAAGCTCTTTATCATCATCTGTAATAAACACGCGTTTAACATAAAGCTTTACACCACTTTTATAATCCACGCGATAAAGGTCAAAAGGTGCTGTTTGTGGAATATAAAAAAGTGTAGTGTATTCTAAACTTCCTTCAACTTTAGTGTGAATCCAAGCCAAAGGTTCATTTGAATCATAGCTCAAGCTTTTATAAAACTCTTTATATTCTTCATCTTTAAGATCTTTTTTAGCTACTCTCCAAAGCGCTGAAGCTTTATTGATTTGATCACATTTTTCTTCTTTAATTTCTTTTTTTGAATCCCCTTCACCTTCACTTTTTGTTTCAGTGTAGTGTAAGAAAATTGGGAATGGAATATGATCAGAATATTTTTTGATAATCTCTTCAATTCTCCAGCGACTTGTAAATTCTTTTTCATCTTCTTTTAAATAAAGTTTAATCTCACTTCCTTGCCCTTCTTTTTCGCATTTTTCAATCTCAAATTCTCCACTTCCATCACTAATCCAAGCATAAGCTTGAGATTCTCCTGCTTTTTTAGTAGTTACGATGATTTTACTTGCTACCATAAATGCTGCATAAAATCCAACCCCAAATTGCCCAATAAGTGCTGAATCTTTTTTCTTATCACCGCTTAATTTAGAAAGGAAATTTTTTGTCCCACTCTTTGCAATTGTCCCTAGATTCTCAATCAAATCCTGCTCATTCATACCAATCCCATTATCGCTAATAGTTAGGGTATTTTTCTCTGCATCAAAGCTAATTTCAATTTTAGGTTGAAAATCTAAAGTCTTTAATTTCTCATCCGTTAGCGTAAGATATTGAAGCTTATCAAGCGCATCAGAGGCATTGCTCACAAGCTCACGCAAAAAGATTTCTTTATTGGAATAAAGGGAATGAATCATTAAATCTAAAAGCTGATTCACTTCAGTCTGAAAGGTATGTTTTGCCATTTTTAATCCTTTTTTAAAAATTTAGTGGAATTATAACACAGAGCTTCCAAAAAATCAACAAAGTTTATATTAATGCACTAAAGTTTATTGATACAATAAAAATAAAATAATATAGCTATTAAGTATTCAAGGATAATCTTTATTGCTTTTACTCCAAAATCACCCCTGCAAAAATTACTAAATTTCAAACCACATTATTAGCAGTGATGATTAACTTTTACAATGTGAATTTAAAAAATGTTTTTGGTATAATATTTGGTTATTTCATTTCATAAGGAAAAACTTTGAATCCACAAAATGCATCACCACTAGATCATATCATTATTACTAATGCCAAAGAAAATAATCTCAAAAATATCCACCTTAATATCCCTAAAAATAAGCTAGTAGTGCTTACTGGACTTAGTGGAAGTGGCAAAAGCACCCTAGCCTTTGATACGCTCTATGCAGAAGGACAAAGACGCTATATTGAATCACTCTCAAGCTACGCAAGGCAATTTTTGGATAAAATTGGCAAACCTGATGTGGATAAAATAGAGGGATTAACTCCTGCCATTGCTATTGATCAAAAAACCACTAGCAAAAATCCTCGCTCCACGGTTGGAACTATTACAGAAATTTATGACTATTTGCGTTTGCTTTATGCGCGCGTTGGGATTCAACACTGCCATTTATGTGGAAAGCCTATCTCTCAAATGAGTGCTAGTGATATTATCGCTCAAGCTCTCAAAATCCCCGAAGATTCAAAAGTGCTAATCCTATCTCCACTCATTCGCGAAAAAAAGGGAACTTTTACAGATAAACTAGAATCATTGCGACAAAAAGGCTATGTGCGAGTGCAGATTGATGGAGTTTTAGCAAGGCTAGATGAAAATATTGAACTCTCCAAAACGAAAAAACACACCATCAAAGTCGTGATTGATAGAATCACAATTAAGCCTGAAAATAAAGAAAGAATTGCTCAAAGCATTGAAAAAGCCCTTAAAGAATCTTATGGTGAGGTAGAAATAGAGATTTTGGGAGAAAGTAAAAATCAGTTAATCCATTTTAGTGAGCACTTAGCTTGTTTTGATTGCAAAGTTTCTTTTAATCCGCTAGAACCTCTTAGTTTTTCATTTAATTCCCCCAAAGGTGCTTGTCCAAAATGCGATGGACTTGGAATCCGATATAGCATTGATGTCAAAAAAATCCTTGATAGCTCTCTACCTTTAGAATCAGGCGGAATCAAAATCATTTATGGCTTTAATAAAAGCTATTATAATGAGCTTTTTAAAGCAATGTGTCAAGCCAATGGGATTGATTCTAAAGCTTCTTTTGAAGATTTGCAAGAACACCAAAAAAAGCTTATTTTATATGGCAATAGCCAAGATATAGAATTCACTTGGAAAAGCACTAAGCTTAAGCGACCTTGGAGTGGGATTTTAGCGATTGCTTATGATATGTTTAAAGACAATAAAGACTTAAGTGATTATATGAGCGAAAAGGTTTGTGAGGATTGCTTAGGGCATCGGCTTCTCCCCCAAAGTCTTGCTGTCAAAGTCACTAACAAAACTATTGGAGATATTTTAGATATGCCAATTAGTGAATGCTATGGATTCTTTGCCAATGCTCAAAACTTTGATTATTTTGATAACCAACAAGCAATGATTGCCGCACCCATTTTAAAAGAAATTTGTGAGAGACTTTATTTTCTTTATGATGTTGGGCTAGGATATCTTAGTTTGGGGCGTGACGCAAGAAGCATTAGCGGAGGAGAATCACAAAGAATCAGAATCGCAAGCCAGATTGGGAGTGGTCTAACAGGTGTTATGTATGTGCTTGATGAACCAAGTATTGGTTTGCACGAACGAGACACTTTAAAACTCATCAAAACCCTAAGAAGTTTGCAACAAAAGGGAAATTCGGTTATCGTTGTAGAACACGATAAAGAAACCATAGAACACGCCGATTTTATTGTGGATATAGGTCCAGGTGCAGGGAAATATGGCGGAGAAGTTGTCTTCAGCGGAAATCTCACGCAACTTCTCTCAGGCTCCACCCAAACTGCTCAATATCTCAATGGCACAAAGAGAATCGAATATTTTATCCGCCGCAATCAAGAAGATTGGCTTACTATTAAAAATGTTAATATCAATAATATTCACAATCTTAATGTTGAAATGCCACTTAAAAACTTTGTTTGCATTACAGGTGTAAGTGGAAGTGGCAAAAGTTCTCTAGTGCTTCAAACTCTGCTTCCAGTTGCGCAAGAACTACTCAACAATCGCAAAAAAGTCAAAAAAGTTGATGGCGTGGAGATTATAGGCTTAGAAAAGCTTGACAAAGTCATCTACCTTGATCAAAGCCCAATTGGGCGCACACCGCGCTCAAATCCCGTAACTTATACAGGTGCAATGGATGAGATTCGCCAAATCTTTGCACAAACCAAAGAAGCACAAATCCGCAACTATAATATTAGTCGCTTTAGCTTTAATGTCAAAGGCGGAAGATGTGAAAAGTGTCAAGGGGAAGGAGAAATTAAAATTGAAATGCACTTTTTGCCAGATATTTTAGTCAAATGCGATTCTTGTCAAGGAACGCGCTATAATACACAAACTCTAGAAGTAGAATACAAAGGAAAAAATATTGCTCAAGTTCTAGAGATGAGTGTTGATGAGGCGTGTGAGTTTTTTGCTAAGATTCCAAAAATCTACCAAAAACTAAGGACACTTAAAGATGTCGGGTTAGGCTATATCACGCTAGGGCAAAATGCCACAACACTAAGTGGTGGGGAGGCTCAAAGAATCAAACTTGCTAAAGAGCTAAGTCGCAAAGACACCGGCAAAACACTCTATATTTTAGATGAACCAACTACAGGACTGCACTTTGCTGATGTTGATAGACTCGTGCATGTCTTGCATCACCTTACTGATTTAGGCAATAGTGTAATTGTAATTGAACATAACCTAGATATGATTAAAAATGCCGATTTTATTATTGATGTGGGACCTGAAGGAGGAAGTGGAGGAGGAAACATAGTGGATAGCGGATCTCCAGAACATATTGCTAAAAGATACAAAAAAACAGGTAGTCATACGGGAAAATTCCTAGCCAAAGAGCTTGGAATCTAAGCGTATTTACCAAGAAAGCTAGGGAAAGAAACCCTACTTCCCTCCACTGCGATGCATAGGATGCTGATAATCAG is a window encoding:
- the galE gene encoding UDP-glucose 4-epimerase GalE, with translation MQVYLFTGAAGFIGSHTAHCFLKESDCKIVILDNLCTGFSENVEFLQKKFPSRVEFISGDFGDKVILGKIFSQQKIDAIIHFAGSLVVSESVFDPLKYYQNNVANTLNLLEMVAKFKINEFLFSSTAAVYGEPNTTQKIIETAQTAPINPYGESKLVVEKILRDFEVANPEFKSVILRYFNVAGALSEGGLGQRSKNATHLIKVACECACGKRDKMGIFGEDYATKDGTCIRDYIHIDDLARAHFECLKTLQKERVSQTYNVGYGVGFSVKEVIECVKKVSGIDFKVEIEPRRAGDPAMLVSDNDKILTHTEWRPKYNNLDLICKNAYEWERKMD
- a CDS encoding cytochrome P450, producing the protein MGQCPFFPKPHKTKASLLTTFLLKRRSWLDGLYERSYKMKSGRVKMPGFDLYIANHPQDVRRIMVDEVREFPKSNLLHELLSPLLGESIFTTNGEVWKKQRELLRPSFEQARITKVFGLMSDAVSDLMAKFRAYPDKAVIEVDELMTFVTADVIFRTIMSQKLDEAKGKQVLEAFVTFQEETIHTAIKKMFCIPKWLVNLFGERKRVKAGEIIRKVLSDIIKPRYDSFHKGEIGEYQDILSSLLAVIEVESGKPFSFEEILDQVAMLFLAGHETTASSLTWTLYILSLSPKEQEIAYQEIINVAGKEDFNIGHLRKMKYLTNVFKESLRLYPPVGFFARTAKKETEIRNKLVQNGSGVVVAPWLIQRHSDYWENPHEFDPTRFEREIKKDTYLPFGMGERICIGQGFAMQEAILILANILREYRLELQENFVPDVVGRLTIRSANGMNIKFIKREN
- the htpG gene encoding molecular chaperone HtpG, whose translation is MAKHTFQTEVNQLLDLMIHSLYSNKEIFLRELVSNASDALDKLQYLTLTDEKLKTLDFQPKIEISFDAEKNTLTISDNGIGMNEQDLIENLGTIAKSGTKNFLSKLSGDKKKDSALIGQFGVGFYAAFMVASKIIVTTKKAGESQAYAWISDGSGEFEIEKCEKEGQGSEIKLYLKEDEKEFTSRWRIEEIIKKYSDHIPFPIFLHYTETKSEGEGDSKKEIKEEKCDQINKASALWRVAKKDLKDEEYKEFYKSLSYDSNEPLAWIHTKVEGSLEYTTLFYIPQTAPFDLYRVDYKSGVKLYVKRVFITDDDKELLPPYLRFVRGIIDSEDLPLNVSREILQQNRILATIKSASTKKIISEIESLQKDEEKYAKFYKEFGRCLKEGVYSDFENKEKLLELLRFQSNKSEGKEISFKAYKEQMKEGQKAIYYLQGEDLELLKNSPLLESYQKQDIEVLFFAEEIDGFVMPMVNEFDKTPLRSITSKEALEDLGTQEVDKETQEKYKTILEEFKKVLGDEVKEVRLSNRLVDAPSCVVADPDDPSAAMMKMMKQMGAMGMGTEMVEPKPILELNPNHTILTKLLLNNDSAKIPEIAHLLLEEAKLLEGGKLKDVNAFVKRLNTLLENTL
- the uvrA gene encoding excinuclease ABC subunit UvrA, with protein sequence MNPQNASPLDHIIITNAKENNLKNIHLNIPKNKLVVLTGLSGSGKSTLAFDTLYAEGQRRYIESLSSYARQFLDKIGKPDVDKIEGLTPAIAIDQKTTSKNPRSTVGTITEIYDYLRLLYARVGIQHCHLCGKPISQMSASDIIAQALKIPEDSKVLILSPLIREKKGTFTDKLESLRQKGYVRVQIDGVLARLDENIELSKTKKHTIKVVIDRITIKPENKERIAQSIEKALKESYGEVEIEILGESKNQLIHFSEHLACFDCKVSFNPLEPLSFSFNSPKGACPKCDGLGIRYSIDVKKILDSSLPLESGGIKIIYGFNKSYYNELFKAMCQANGIDSKASFEDLQEHQKKLILYGNSQDIEFTWKSTKLKRPWSGILAIAYDMFKDNKDLSDYMSEKVCEDCLGHRLLPQSLAVKVTNKTIGDILDMPISECYGFFANAQNFDYFDNQQAMIAAPILKEICERLYFLYDVGLGYLSLGRDARSISGGESQRIRIASQIGSGLTGVMYVLDEPSIGLHERDTLKLIKTLRSLQQKGNSVIVVEHDKETIEHADFIVDIGPGAGKYGGEVVFSGNLTQLLSGSTQTAQYLNGTKRIEYFIRRNQEDWLTIKNVNINNIHNLNVEMPLKNFVCITGVSGSGKSSLVLQTLLPVAQELLNNRKKVKKVDGVEIIGLEKLDKVIYLDQSPIGRTPRSNPVTYTGAMDEIRQIFAQTKEAQIRNYNISRFSFNVKGGRCEKCQGEGEIKIEMHFLPDILVKCDSCQGTRYNTQTLEVEYKGKNIAQVLEMSVDEACEFFAKIPKIYQKLRTLKDVGLGYITLGQNATTLSGGEAQRIKLAKELSRKDTGKTLYILDEPTTGLHFADVDRLVHVLHHLTDLGNSVIVIEHNLDMIKNADFIIDVGPEGGSGGGNIVDSGSPEHIAKRYKKTGSHTGKFLAKELGI